A genomic stretch from Frigoribacterium sp. PvP032 includes:
- a CDS encoding peptidoglycan-binding protein translates to MGKKRMKKHLMSRVVLMAVALGVVVTPSVASPAPAEAAGACITRNFGPGWAGNDRNCVLYLQYMLNGAKIYPAGTPDGIYGRKTEDAVLYYQKYTPHNLVPDGVAGPKTWAALCKDNGPTGYASAAGCRW, encoded by the coding sequence ATGGGGAAGAAGAGAATGAAGAAGCACTTGATGTCGCGAGTCGTCCTGATGGCCGTCGCACTGGGCGTCGTAGTTACACCATCTGTCGCCTCGCCCGCACCCGCGGAAGCAGCTGGGGCCTGCATTACGCGCAACTTCGGGCCCGGCTGGGCCGGCAACGACAGGAACTGCGTGCTCTACCTGCAGTACATGCTCAACGGGGCCAAGATCTACCCGGCGGGGACCCCCGACGGCATCTACGGTCGCAAGACGGAAGACGCCGTGCTCTACTACCAGAAGTACACTCCGCACAACCTCGTTCCCGACGGGGTCGCGGGACCGAAGACCTGGGCGGCACTTTGTAAGGACAATGGGCCCACGGGATACGCGTCCGCTGCAGGTTGCCGATGGTGA
- a CDS encoding reverse gyrase — translation MSRNTLAIGDRRFGQLLGEDSAESSVSLERTSEGIVLTVWWPSSDSGSFVGWFRSSRDFPSSVDEPEPVPPRRLTFRDARGVVGLLGCHKGGYTTNLGGPGTGRVLVQEAVFGAPAPVDFDSVAGLRSTVSHLRSWVRAHSWVHEENSSGALAYRKELSEDIDLGVWGGMRMALQPVAIVKEPIDPDEITLGSSLWVQTTTTEPAEWATHLRAPKALRDLLVISAWSDENVITYSVLHPEDKVFGTRPTWRLVASSRVRDDPPFAERRHLVTYEELGIRGLRQWFELRDRFQRAIDPIVSSISLRSASPAAVLAQVGPGLEALGYELLQRDGMGSKEASGVSFAGRARRILDDIGDLLPFESAGWDDRAASVYNGIKHANRQLPDDLQILNVERECTLIVRAWCAQELGVDSSVLRERLREDPQAAPWVVA, via the coding sequence ATGAGTCGAAACACGCTCGCCATCGGTGATCGTCGCTTTGGCCAGCTCTTAGGCGAGGACTCGGCTGAATCTAGCGTCAGCCTGGAGCGCACCAGCGAAGGCATTGTCTTGACCGTTTGGTGGCCTTCGTCCGACTCAGGCTCATTTGTAGGGTGGTTCCGTTCATCACGGGATTTTCCGAGTTCCGTCGACGAGCCTGAGCCCGTCCCTCCGCGACGGCTTACCTTCCGAGATGCTCGAGGAGTGGTCGGCCTTCTGGGGTGCCACAAAGGCGGTTATACAACGAACTTAGGTGGTCCCGGAACGGGACGAGTTCTTGTACAAGAGGCTGTCTTTGGCGCACCGGCACCGGTTGATTTCGACTCCGTCGCTGGCTTGAGGTCGACTGTCTCGCATTTGCGATCTTGGGTGCGAGCCCATTCATGGGTTCATGAGGAAAATTCGAGTGGGGCGCTCGCGTATCGAAAGGAACTGTCCGAAGACATCGATCTCGGGGTATGGGGCGGCATGCGGATGGCATTGCAGCCCGTCGCAATAGTCAAGGAGCCTATAGATCCCGACGAGATCACACTGGGAAGCTCTCTCTGGGTGCAGACAACAACTACTGAGCCCGCTGAATGGGCTACTCACCTACGTGCCCCAAAAGCCCTGCGCGATTTGCTCGTCATATCCGCCTGGAGTGATGAGAACGTAATCACCTATTCAGTCCTCCACCCGGAGGACAAGGTTTTTGGAACCCGCCCCACGTGGCGTCTAGTTGCATCGAGCCGAGTGCGGGACGATCCCCCCTTCGCCGAGCGCCGGCACCTAGTGACCTACGAAGAGCTGGGTATTCGCGGCCTGAGGCAATGGTTTGAATTGCGGGACCGTTTCCAGCGGGCGATCGACCCGATCGTCAGCAGCATTTCCTTGCGGTCCGCAAGTCCGGCCGCTGTGTTGGCTCAAGTAGGACCAGGGCTTGAAGCGCTTGGGTACGAGCTGTTGCAACGAGACGGCATGGGGTCGAAGGAGGCCAGCGGCGTTTCCTTTGCGGGACGAGCCAGGCGGATACTGGACGACATCGGAGACTTGCTGCCGTTCGAAAGCGCCGGTTGGGATGATCGTGCCGCGAGCGTCTACAACGGAATCAAGCATGCAAATCGTCAGCTGCCCGACGACTTACAAATCCTCAACGTGGAACGCGAATGCACGCTGATAGTGCGTGCATGGTGTGCGCAGGAGTTAGGTGTCGATAGCTCCGTGCTTCGAGAACGCTTGCGCGAAGACCCTCAGGCTGCTCCCTGGGTCGTGGCTTGA